A stretch of the Thermodesulfobacteriota bacterium genome encodes the following:
- a CDS encoding nitrous oxide reductase accessory protein NosL produces the protein MGCIKDCHVSPHPNLPPLGGKGKKSLSKLIYKSITKCFLNFVLVVSLSLILLTISCKSADTPVPINSEVDMCEYCRMTIDDFHYAAEILEKRKVHKFDDIGCMMAYAQSKNLVRGKVYFWVTDFDSTSWIKGEEAHFVISPEIHTPMGYGIVAFKDFYKAKEISDKNRGQVIKFDSLFNIDWNPSHEH, from the coding sequence GTGGGGTGTATTAAAGACTGCCATGTCTCCCCCCATCCTAACCTTCCCCCACTAGGGGGGAAGGGAAAAAAATCTCTATCAAAACTTATCTATAAGTCTATTACTAAATGCTTTCTTAATTTTGTATTAGTGGTCTCTCTATCTCTAATCTTATTAACCATTAGTTGTAAATCTGCAGATACCCCTGTCCCAATCAACTCTGAAGTAGACATGTGCGAATACTGCAGAATGACGATAGACGATTTTCATTACGCAGCAGAGATCCTTGAAAAAAGGAAGGTTCACAAGTTTGACGATATTGGATGCATGATGGCTTACGCACAATCCAAAAATCTCGTTCGAGGGAAGGTTTATTTCTGGGTTACAGATTTTGATAGCACATCTTGGATTAAAGGAGAAGAAGCCCACTTTGTTATTTCTCCTGAGATTCACACACCGATGGGATACGGAATCGTTGCCTTTAAAGACTTCTATAAAGCTAAAGAGATTTCCGATAAAAACAGAGGTCAAGTTATTAAATTTGATTCCTTGTTCAATATAGATTGGAACCCAAGTCATGAACACTGA
- a CDS encoding ABC transporter permease subunit — protein sequence MNTDMKPVFVIAKREFLDAIRNRWFFFFAVLFILLDSTVSYSGIIGGGDNTFLKPALSLLNLVLILVPLMALIMGANSFTGAKESWEMLLIQPISRREAILGKYLGLAMAITTTLILGFISAGLILILNIGYGEIGHYLLLILLSILLSLVFISIASLTSIVLGEKAKSIGFSFMLWFWFVIIYDFILVGITLAVGEVIIALLFLNPADLVRTTFLTSLGSAALIGPAGAVLNNTFGSFNGFMLSFFVLLVWLFLPLILALSIFERKDI from the coding sequence ATGAACACTGATATGAAGCCAGTTTTTGTAATTGCTAAAAGGGAATTTTTGGATGCAATAAGGAACAGATGGTTTTTCTTTTTCGCAGTTCTTTTTATTCTTCTTGATTCAACCGTATCCTATTCTGGAATTATAGGCGGTGGAGATAATACCTTCTTGAAGCCAGCGTTAAGTTTATTGAATCTTGTATTGATTCTTGTCCCCCTCATGGCACTCATAATGGGAGCGAATAGCTTCACAGGAGCTAAAGAATCCTGGGAAATGCTTTTGATTCAACCCATCAGCCGACGAGAAGCTATATTGGGGAAATATCTCGGTCTTGCAATGGCTATAACTACCACCCTTATTCTTGGTTTTATTTCTGCCGGGCTAATTCTTATTCTAAACATTGGTTATGGAGAAATTGGACACTATTTACTTCTCATCCTTCTTTCCATTTTGTTATCGCTCGTATTCATCTCAATCGCATCCCTTACCTCTATAGTTTTAGGGGAAAAGGCGAAGTCAATTGGATTTAGCTTCATGCTCTGGTTTTGGTTTGTGATTATCTACGATTTTATTCTGGTAGGTATAACCCTGGCCGTTGGAGAAGTAATAATTGCTCTTCTCTTCCTGAATCCTGCCGACCTTGTAAGAACCACATTTCTTACATCGCTAGGAAGCGCGGCTCTTATCGGACCTGCAGGGGCTGTCCTCAATAATACCTTTGGAAGTTTTAATGGTTTTATGCTTTCCTTCTTTGTTCTTCTCGTATGGCTTTTTCTACCATTAATATTGGCTCTATCTATCTTCGAGAGAAAAGATATTTAG
- a CDS encoding ABC transporter ATP-binding protein, giving the protein MIRIENLIKDYGNLRALRGVTLEIKKGETFAIVGPNGAGKTTLLNTIVGLIYPSSGKIFVDDIELSQDIKGIKRRIGYLPQRISFHDNLSVFEVIEFYGALKRTNNINLEKVLNSVGILEQRNKKVKALSGGMLQRLALAQAIISDPPILILDEPTISLDPEGRITFKKLIREEKSRGKTILLSSHILSYVEELADRIAIMIRGKVVALDTLEGLRSKLQMGSILEVVIENPSSNLLKLIEDAGIENASINGRNLRCVITPKDKTNVIKTLIENGFSIVDFWTEDPSLEEIFIKYTENNSDS; this is encoded by the coding sequence ATGATTAGAATTGAAAATCTCATAAAGGATTACGGAAATTTAAGGGCCCTTCGAGGAGTTACCCTTGAAATAAAGAAAGGCGAAACCTTTGCTATAGTTGGCCCAAATGGGGCAGGAAAGACTACTCTTCTAAATACCATTGTTGGGCTAATATATCCAAGCAGTGGAAAGATCTTTGTTGATGATATTGAATTAAGTCAGGATATAAAGGGGATAAAAAGGCGAATCGGATATCTCCCGCAGAGGATTTCATTTCACGACAACTTGAGCGTGTTTGAAGTAATTGAATTTTACGGCGCGCTTAAAAGAACTAATAACATCAACCTGGAGAAGGTCCTGAACTCTGTAGGAATCCTCGAACAAAGAAATAAAAAAGTCAAAGCCCTATCGGGTGGAATGTTACAGAGGCTTGCACTTGCCCAAGCGATTATTTCTGACCCTCCAATTCTTATCCTTGATGAGCCCACAATTAGCCTGGACCCAGAGGGAAGAATCACTTTTAAAAAACTCATCCGAGAAGAAAAAAGCAGGGGAAAGACAATCCTCCTCTCCTCCCATATCCTCAGCTATGTAGAAGAGCTGGCCGATAGAATCGCCATCATGATTCGAGGCAAGGTAGTAGCACTTGACACGTTGGAAGGCTTAAGAAGCAAGCTACAAATGGGTTCTATCCTCGAAGTAGTGATTGAAAACCCCAGTTCGAACTTGCTCAAACTCATTGAAGACGCGGGAATAGAGAATGCATCAATTAATGGAAGAAATCTTAGGTGTGTTATAACTCCGAAGGATAAAACTAACGTGATCAAGACCCTGATTGAAAACGGGTTTAGCATAGTGGATTTTTGGACTGAAGACCCTTCACTCGAAGAAATATTCATCAAATACACGGAGAATAATTCTGATTCATAA